A part of Rhinatrema bivittatum chromosome 16, aRhiBiv1.1, whole genome shotgun sequence genomic DNA contains:
- the LOC115077697 gene encoding olfactory receptor 3-like, giving the protein MVNHTGLNEFFLLGFSEFPELQLPLFTLFSLLYLMAVLGNLLVICIVCADDHLHTPMYFFLANLSFLDISSLKVTVPKLLAILLTQSNTISFNACIIQMYGFSVSVSVEFTILTIMAYDRYVAICSPLHYITIMNKRVCALLSAVSWVKGFLETLPHMLFISQFSFCDSNVINHFFCEMPAVLELSCTDTSVIEPVTYGASVLALFIPFLLTLTSYVFIISTILKIRTKEGKSKAFSTCSSHLTVLILLYGTIIGLYLLPRSGDSVKTNKLITALYTVILPLLNPLIYSLRSKELNVALKNVIGRKSKFINNQTLLEAPSN; this is encoded by the coding sequence ATGGTAAATCACACAGGTTTGAATGAATTCTTCCTTCTGGGGTTctcagagttcccagagctgcagctccctctcttcactctcttctcactcctctacctgatggccgtgctggggaacctcctcGTTATCTGTATAGTATGTGCTGATGatcacctgcacacccccatgtatttcttcttggcCAACTTGTCTTTCCTCGACATTTCTTCCCTGAAGGTCACTGTGCCAAAATTACTGGCAATCCTCCTGACACAGAGTAATACCATATCATTCAATGCATGTATTATACAGATGTATGGTTTTTCGGTCTCTGTTTCTGTAGAATTTACGATTCTAACCATCATGGCGTATGATCGTTATGTTGCAATATGCAGTCCCCTTCATTATATCACCATCATgaataagagggtctgtgctcttctGTCAGCTGTTTCATGGGTAAAAGGTTTTTTGGAGACACTTCCACATATGTTATTTATATCCCAGTTTTCTTTTTGTGACTCCAATGTAATCAATCACTTCTTCTGTGAAATGCCAGCAGTGCTGGAACTTTCCTGCACAGATACCTCAGTCATTGAACCTGTGACTTATGGAGCATCTGTGCTTGCACTCTTTATTCCTTTTCTCCTAACCCTGACATCCTACGTGTTtatcatctccaccatcctgaaAATCCGTACTAAagaggggaaaagcaaggccttctccacTTGCTCCTCCCACCTGACAGTCCTCATTCTGCTATATGGGACTATAATAGGATTGTATTTACTCCCAAGGTCAGGGGACTCTGTGAAAACAAACAAGCTGATTACTGCATTGTACACAGTCATTCTCCCACTACTGAACCCCCTTATTTACAGCCTGAGAAGCAAGGAGTTAAATGTGGCCCTGAAAAATGTAATAGGGAGGAAATCAAAATTTATCAACAATCAAACACTTTTGGAAGCCCCATCCAATTAG